The genomic window CTCGGCCGCGATGGACGGCGAGCGATCGGCGGCCGCGCTCCTGCGCGCGGTCGCGTGAGCCTCAGCGCGCGTCGTGGAAGATGATCCCGAGCGTCGTGCGGACGCCGCTTCGCACCGTGCTGACGCCGTGGCGGACCCGGGCGCGATAGAAGCCGCGCGTGCCCCGGATCGGCCGCTCGCGGCACGCGAACACGATCGCGTCGCCCTCGCCGAGACGGATCGCATGGCCGCGCGACTGCATGCGCGGCCGCTGCTCGACCAGCAGGAACTCGCCGCCGGTGAAGTCGCGATCCGGACGGCCGAGCATGCAGGTCATCTGCAACGGGAAGACGACGCTGCCGTAGAGGTCCTGGTGCAGGCAGTTGTACCCACCCGCGGTGTAGCGCAGCAGGAGCGGCGTGGGTCGCTGCTGTCCCGCCTTTGCGCAATGCGCCTGGAAGGCCGCGAACGACCCCGGCAGCGCCGTGCGATCGCCGAGGGCGCGCGCGAGCCGCTGGGCGATCGGCGCCAGGTGCCGGTAGATCTCCGTTCGCAGCGCGGCCACGAGCGGCGGCAGCGGATCGCGGAAGTAGCGGTACGATCCCTCGCCGAAGCGGTAGCGCGCCATCTCGATCGTCTGCCGGAAGCGCCGGTCGTCGTCGAACAGGCCGGCGAGCGCGCGGCATTCTGCCGGCGCGAGCAGCGCGGGAAGGACGGCGAAGCCGTCGGCGCCGATCGTGCGATCGATCGCCTCCCAGTCGCACGCAGCGAGGCGGCTGCGGATCGACGCCGTGGCCACGCGGCGTCAGTGCGACGGCCCGTCCGCCGGCTCGCCGGCGGTGACCTTCAGCGGGACGAGGCACGCGATCCGCTCCGCGTCGATCGGCGCGCCCATCTCGGGGATCGCGAGACCCGAGGGCGTCCACTCGGGCAGGAAGAGGAGGGGCTCCGCCTCGGCGTTGTACCCGAGCTGGACCAGCAGGTCGGGCTCGTAGGTCCGGCAACGCTTCTCGCAGCACACGAACGCGTCGCGCACGCGATAGAGCCCTTCGAGTGGCAGCGGGACGAGCGACGCCGCCCACTCGGGCGACGGAATCGTGTGCCCGCGCTCGTGCCACTGCGCGCGGTTGAGCGTCCAGCCGCTCGGCAGATAGACGCCCGGTCCCGGGTTGCCGTGGTTGTGGAAGTAGACGAGGCGGCCCGCCGGCACGTGCTGCTCGAGGTCGCGTGTCGTGCGGTAGAGCCCGCAGGGCGGCAGCGCCATGACGCGCATCATGCCCGACGCGCGCGGCGAGCTGAAGCCCGCCCCCGCGTCAGCCCCA from Candidatus Eisenbacteria bacterium includes these protein-coding regions:
- a CDS encoding 2OG-Fe(II) oxygenase, producing MATASIRSRLAACDWEAIDRTIGADGFAVLPALLAPAECRALAGLFDDDRRFRQTIEMARYRFGEGSYRYFRDPLPPLVAALRTEIYRHLAPIAQRLARALGDRTALPGSFAAFQAHCAKAGQQRPTPLLLRYTAGGYNCLHQDLYGSVVFPLQMTCMLGRPDRDFTGGEFLLVEQRPRMQSRGHAIRLGEGDAIVFACRERPIRGTRGFYRARVRHGVSTVRSGVRTTLGIIFHDAR